The Lewinellaceae bacterium nucleotide sequence GGAAATCTGGTTGCCGGTTGGAATTCTGAATAGCATAAATATAATTAACCCCTAAAAGCCCCACGGAGAACTGTAAAGAGAAGACTGAGAACATACTGTTGCTAAACTGAAAAAACATGCAAAAATCGTCACCATTCAAATTTCTGGATGCTTATGAAAAAGAAGATCAGGATATCTTCTTTGGCAGAGATACGGAGGTAGAGGTTTTGTACCAGATGACTTACCAGTCTAATCTGTTGCTGGTGTATGGCATGTCAGGAACAGGAAAGACCAGTATCATCCGGTGCGGATTGGCCAATCGTTTTGAGAAAAGTGACTGGTTTGACATCTACGTCAGGCGACAGGAAAACATCAACGATTCACTGGTTCGCGAATTAAACGCACGGGACTCCTTAAATTCTTTTGAAGACGGAAATACCGTCCCCCAAATGGTGCATTCGCTTTACCTGGATCACCTGCGTCCCGTTTACCTCATTTTCGATCAGTTTGAAGAGTTATTTATCCTCGGTACGGAAGAAGAACAGCAGCAGTTGATCATCACCATCAAAGCCATACTCGACACTCAGGATCTTCCCTGTAAAATAATCATCGTCATGCGGGAGGAATATCTCGCGCATATGTCCAATTTTGAGAAGGTGGTCCCCACTCTTTTTGACAAAAGGCTGAGAATTGAACCCATGACCCGCGCCCTGGCTAAAGAAGTGATCCTGCGTACTGCCCGCAATGAAAAATTCAATATAGAACTCTGCTACGATGAAATTGCCGATGACATTATCGACAAAGTAACTGAAGGGAAAGGGCGTGTACCCTTAACCTACCTGCAAGTTTTCCTGGATAAGATGTATCGTGAAGCTTATGAAAAAGATCCGAATCAGATTGTTTTTGACAATGAACTCGTTGAAGAAATCGGGGAGATCGACGATGTGCTGGAAAGCTTCCTCGATGAGCAACTGAAGATATTTTCCAGGGAAGTAGACGGCTGGGACGAAGCCCTGCGCTTTCTGAAAGTTTTCGTCTCGGACAAAGGCACCAAAATTCCGGTACATCGGTCTGCGCTACCTGACCTGCTGCCCAATTTCAGCCTGATAAGGATCAATATCCATCTGAATTTCTTTGTCAACCGCCGAATATTGAGGCCACTCGATGATGATCAGTACGAAATGGCCCACGACAGCCTGGCCAGCAAAATTTTCAGGTCCAGGACAAAGGGCATCCCGATGCCTGCTGAACTGAACATCAACGAATCCCATGAGACTCCTTTCCTCGGCTTTGAACCCTATACCGAAAATTTTGCCGATATTTTCTACGGCAGGGACGAAGAACTTGAAGACCTGTTTTATAAAATCGTAAACGACATTGATATACGCACCACCCTGGTGATTGGTCCGATGGGAGTGGGAAAAACTTCCCTGATCCGTGCAGGATTGCTGCCACGGTTGAGAATATTATTCAACACACAATACATTCGATGCAACCGCGCTTTTATCGACAGCCCGGAAGTCCAGCAAATCCTGTCCACCGAACCCGTAGCAGGATCAGAACCATTGCTACTGAAACTGGCCTTTAAGTGGGAAAAAAAATTACCCGATCCGGGGGAAAGAAAAATCATCGTTTTTGACCAATTCGAAGAATTTTTCATTTGGATCAAACAACAAAAGGAACTGACTTATTTATTTTTACATTTTGGCCATCTTTTGGAATCCAGGCTTAATATCGACCTGGTACTGGTGGTAAGAGATGAATTCTTTTCGCAGCTCCAGGACCTGGAAGCCTTCGTGCCCGCCTTGCTGGAAGAACAGGTCCGGGTGAAACACATGAGTTTCAGAAAAGCTAAAGAAGTGGTGAAGAGTATGATGGAAAAAGCAGCCATGCAGGTAGAGGATGAAGGGATCATCGATAAAATAGTGGGCAACATACTCGAAGACAACGGCAAAGTTAACCTGACATACCTTCAATTGTATTTGGAACGTTTGTATAGGGAGGTGTGATGGTATTATGCAGCATTTTCAGGGTGCTACAAGGGTGTAATCATTTTATATAGATAATTCGTAATTAATAAACCGTGAAAAAAATAGACCTCAATTTATTGCAAAGTATCGGTAAGCCGCGGGCGATTATCGATGGTATGCTGGACAGGCAGATCCAGGCTTTGGAAGCAAAGTTGGGAAGTCGGGCCGGTGGTACCGGCAATAAATTGTTGTCTTTACTGGTCAAAAACGGATTCCGGGTTCAGCTATCCAAAGCTGAAATCATGGACCGGATGGGCAAGATGTCCAATTTGTCGGACATCCAGATAGACGCCCTGCTCAACGACATGCTCGAATCAGGATTACTCCGCCAAACCCTCACAGAACAATTTGAACTGGCCAACAATTTCATTGCCCGAAAGGCCCATGAAAAGGTAGAAGCGGAAAACAGGGTACTGAGCACCATCAAAACGACTATCCAGGACCGGATGAGCCGCAATCAGCTGCTCGACCAAACTTACCTGAATTATATTACCCCTTCTTTAGACCAGCTTAACCTCAAAACAGAGGAAAGGAAATTTGTCCGGGCATCGGAAGCTGCCGTTCGCCGGAATCGTAGGTTGATCAATACTGTCTTAACTGTCTTGTTTTTATTGATGGCTATTTTTGCCATTGGTGCGTTTTATAATTACAAACGGGCCACCTTGAACCTCAAAGAAGTAAATGAAACAAACAGCAAACTCGAGGCCGAAAAAAAGAAAACGCAGGAAGCCATCGCCATGGAAATCATTGCCCGGGAAACCGCCGATTCTCTCCGGATCGAAGCCGATTCTGCCCGGGCCGATGCAGAAAGAAAAACGATCATTGCCCTTCAGGCCAGGGATACCGCCGACCAATTGCGGTACAAAGCCATTGCTGACCGCGATAGCATCAATTCACTAAGGAAAGAAGCCCTTTCTCTTGTAGATCAGCTTGACCGGTTGAGAAAAAAAGCGGAACTCAAAGCAGATGAAGAAATTGAATTGCGGAAAATTGCCGAAGACAACAAAAATATTGCCGACTCTATCAGGTTAAAGGAAGAGCAACTCAACCGTGTCATTACTTCCCGTATCGCCGCCAACAGGAGCCTTCAGATCGAAGACCCGCATATGCGTTCCCTGATTGCCCTGGAAGCTTATAAGATCAATAAAAACAATGCTGAGGTCGGGGACATTCACCACCCCAGCATCGTCAAAGCCCTGTATGCGGCCGTGGAAGCCGGTGAGGAAGATTTCTTCAGGATCAAAGAGATCCTCGGAACCGTAAAAGACATCGTTGTGTCGCCCGATGGTAAAGCCTTTTATACGGCAGGCAGCGACGGTAAAGTCAGGAAATGGACTGTGACCGATTGGAGGTATCTTGGAAAACCAAAGGTCTCTATCAAAGAAATGAGCGCCCAGGCAGGAGGCGTTGTCAACACCATCTCCCTGAGTCCCGATGGCAGCAGACTTCTGGTGGGCGGCGAATCCGGTAATTTCCAGGTACTGAATACTTCTAATGGCAATTTACTTTCTACTTACAAGTTGCCGCATTCCGGGGAAAAAATATACCAGTGTGCCTTCGACGACGAAGGCAACTTTTGCGGACTGGGGCGCGACCATGCCTATTTCTGGTTTGAAGGCATCCTCGGTGATGTGACCCAAAAATATTTCAACTATAAAAGAGGAGACAATCGAAGCCCGCTCATCAGCCTGGACAAAGTCCCTTCCAAAATTGGCATGATCCGGAAAAAGAAAGATGGTTTTATCGCTTACAGCATTACCACCGCTTTCAGGGATTATTCGTACTGGATTTATTCCCAAAAACTGGATGGCCTGTCAAAAGGCCCGGAAGAATATTTATTGGAAAGGAATTTACCCGAAAACATTTACGGAAATCTGACGACAGTGGCATTTCACCAAGTGGATGAGGCCAATGGTTACCTGGTTTATGGTTTTAGCAGTGGCCGGATTATGATTTTGACTATCAATGAATTGAATGTATCTAATGATCCTTTTTTCTTTGATGAAAACAATCTTCTCAAGGCTCATCAGGCTTCCATCTCGGCGATTACCTTTAGTGATAACGGAAAGTATCTGGCGGTGGCCAGTTATGATGGCAGTGTCAGTATTTGGGATATGAGCAAATACCAGGAGGCTTCCTACCAACCCATGCTCTTTGACGGTATGTCCTCCTGGGCCACAACCGTAGCCTTTGCCCAAAATGATAAAACGCTGATAACAGGTTGCCGGGACGGCAGTTTATATTTTTGGAACACCAACCCGGAAGATTACGCCAACTATCTATGCCGCCACCTGGATGCTAACCAGGAGAAGTTTTTCGCGCAGCAAAGAGAGATCAACGATGTCCAGAATAAGTCGGGTGTGCTGGGTATCAGGCACAACGAACTGGAAAAAGACGATTATATAAAATATTTCGGGGCCATGGAAGATCCCACTCAACGAAAAGTAAAGGTTTGCGAACAATGAAAAAAGTGATCCGGATAATAGTCTTTCTGTTTCTTGGCATTCCCTTTACCGTTTTGGGTCAGACAGGTATAGACGAGGATTGTTATGAATTGCTGCAGAAGGCCAGACATGATTTAGAGATCGGGAAGATCGAACGCGTCGAAGAACGGGTCAAGGGATGTCTGAGGAGAAAGGATCTTTCGAGCGATCTGCGGGTTCAGATCCTTGAATTGCTTATTGAAACCTCCCTTTTCCTCGAGGAGGATGAAAAAGCAGAAAAATATTACAAAGACCTCAAATTCATCGATCCCTTTGCCACCCTTGACTATAATATACCTGAAACGAAGTACCTGCAGGAAAAATTCGAAACCTATCCCTCCACCACCTATAGCTTTTTTGCGGGAGGCTCGCCTAATTTAAAGGGTATCGCCATGGATGGAACTCCTGAAGGGGTTGGTCTCCTCGACCTGAACCTAAAAAGAGAAAGAGGCGACCTTTTCGGTTGGTTCGCTGGTGTTGAAGCAGCTTTTAACATCAACAACTCTCGCTGGGATGCCAGTATCGGGTACACTTTTCATAAAAATTACCTCCATTATTCTGCCGACCTTGAAAATGCCTTATTCGATGCCGGGACAGGGGAACGCGGACCGGCCACCCTTTCGTTCACGGAACAGGTTCACTGGTCACAAGTGGCCCTTGGCCTCGTTTACCAGTTCAAAAAAAGGGACAGGTTTGAAAAAATTATCTCCCCCTGCGTTTTCATCAAACTCGGAGGCATGTATGCCCATAATAATGCTTCAAAAATCACCTCTCCTGTTATTGATTTCCCCATTCAGGATGTTTTAAAAACCCGCGATGCTTTTGAGACCGGCCCTTTAAGGAATGATTTTCTTCTGTCGGCCAAAGTTGGAGGAGCAGTAAGAGTACGCCTCTACCGCCATTTTTTTGCACAAGGCGGGGTGGTTTATCACCGGGTACTGACCAATATGGCCAAAGGGGACTCGGCCAATGCCACCTACAACAACCTGGTCACCAATTTTAACTTCCAGGACGACGAGTTCACGGCGCATCAATTGGGCTTTTTTGCCGGCTTCGGATATTATCTGTTTAAAACGAAAAAGATAAAATAATGTCAAAACGTATTTTTGCCTCCATAACATTCCTTGTCCTGTTCCTCCAATATTCACCGATCATGGCCCAACAAATTTACGGAAACAATCCCCTGGTTCATACATACTCCATTGTCGCCATAGACCGGGAGACCGGTGAGATGGGCGTCGCGGTGCAATCCCACTGGTTCTCCGTCGGCTCCATCGTGATCTGGGGGGAAGCCGGAGTAGGAGTCATAGCCACCCAGTCTTTTGTCAATCCTGCTTATGGTCCCAACGGGCTTGAGTTGATGAAGATGGGCTTTTCTGCTGAAGAAGCACTGGAGATGTTACTCAAAAAAGACGAGGGCCGTGAAGTTCGCCAGGTAGCTTTCCTGGATGCCGGCGGAAATGTATCCACCCATACCGGCACCGGTTGCATCGACTTTGCCGGATCACAACAAGGCGACGGATATTCCGTCCAGGCCAATCTGATGGCCAGCGATCAGGTGTGGCCCATGATGGCCAAAGCCTATGAAGGTTCAAAAGGCAAACCCCTGGCGGAAAGACTCATCATTGCTTTGGAAGCGACCCAGGCCGCTGGCGGTGACCTGCGCGGCAAACAATCGGCAGCCATTCTCGTGGTGGCCCCCGAATCCACCGGCCAATCGTGGGTGGATCGCCTCATCGATCTAAGGGTGGAGGACCACCCTACCCCGGTAAAGGAACTCCGCCGACTCCTGAAAGTCCATACGGCCTATACCCATATGAACAACGGTGACTTGGCCATCGAACACGGCGACGTCCCCAAAGCCCTCGAAGAATACAGCACGGCCGAAGCCATGTTTCCCGATAATATCGAAATGAAATACTGGCATGCCGTCAGCCTGGCCAACCTGGGTAAAATGGAAGATGCCCTCCCTATCTTCGCCTCCTGCTTCAAAGCCAGTGACAACTGGAAAACGGTGACGCGGCACATTGTAAAAAACGGGATGCTGGCCGTTTCAGTGGAAGACCTGAAGCGGATTTTGAAGGAATAATAAACTTTACTCCTCCTTCAAAAACTCATCTGTAAAGTGGGCCTTGCCTTTGGGTTTGGAAAATTTTTCTTCATTAAAGGATTGGGATCCGCCTTTGGGAATGGACAGGCTTTGCCATGCTGTTCCACAGATCATTTTGCCTAGAAAGACGATCTGGCCGACATGGTAAGCATAATGAGCCAACTGGCGGTTGATGGCTTCGGTGACCGTATGTCCCTGGTTGCGGATGTAGATGATTTTGCCGAGGTCTTCGTCCGTCAGCGGATCAATGGCTTGAAAAAGACAATCCCAGCCTTCGTTCCATTGCTGTTCCATTTCCTTCCGGCTACGGATATCAGCCTCGAATTCTTCCTCTCTTTTTCGCCATTGCTTTTCGCCATCGGCCGTCAGGAAATCCGTCCATCTGGAAAGCATATTGCCCCACATATGTTTGACGATAATGGCAATGCTGTTGCTGTCGTCATTGTATTGCCAGAAGAGTTTATCGTCAGGTACCTGGATCATGGTTTTGGTTCCCAGCATTTTGTAGTATTCAAATTGTTTGCGGATGCTGGTAAAGTAAGCATTTTGCATGGTTTGAGTGTTTTTGTTCAAATGGAGCTTCACGACATCAGTACCGTCAGGTCGGGGTTGTTTCAATCTTCCTCAATCTCTTTCAATCTCCCTCAATCTTCTTCAAGGTATGCCGCCAACTTACGCCAAGGGTTTTATTTTTGAAACAAAAATTAAAAAAAAAAGATCAATTCGGCAAGGCAGAACCGTTTACGTCACCGATTTTTATGGCGATGAAATTTACATTCAATTGATCCGCAGAAGAATTATTAATATGTATCACCTCAGGAAAAGCCTCTGCCCAAGGAAAATTTGGATCTGGAAAAACATAACTTGCATCGACAAAACGCCAGGAATTGTTTTCGGGAAATTCATCATAAATACCCAAAATGAGTTTCCGTAGCTGGATGATGTCTAAAATCGAAACATGTCCTGAATGATTCACATCCGCCGCTATTATTTTATAAGGAGAGTCTAATGTTTGTAAACCCAATATGTGTTTTTGAATCAACACAGCATCAAAGGTGGAAACCCCGTTATTGGGATTTCCATTAAAGGAAGGGGAAATGGTCAATTCTTCTCCAAAATAAATATTATACATATAATAACTCCCATCCGTTGCCGTAAAACTAACCTGTTCAGCTTCATTGGTAAGAACCACTTTGACATTCCCCACCCCTTCATCATCTTCTGTTCCTATGAACCCAGCAATAACAGGATCCCCTTCTGTAACACAAGTGGGCCAAATTTGAAGAAAAACGTATAACTCACAGGAGCTGTAATTGGGTCCGCCAAGCATTCCATCTGGCTGAAGGGCATAAGGATTGAAAGTATTATCCCAGATAAAAACAGTTAGTGATATTGTCGATTCGTCGTTACAATCAAAAAAGATACTGTCCTGTTCCATGGAAGGAATATCCTCCCCTGAAATGATTTCACTTGTTCTATGGATAGAATAGGTCAGCGGTTCAGAACAATAATCTAATGCATTTGTGACAAAACTTGAAGCAAAAACCAAAATACCGCAACAATTGACATTGGATTGGGGCATCAGGGTAACGGCAAGCCCGTTTACACACTCCAACACAGGCGCCACACAATCCACCACACTAAAACTCACATCCGCCACCAGGGTATCCACCCCACGGATCGCCGTCACCTCAAAAGTATATTGACCTATGGGATAATTTCCTGAAATAAAATAACCGGGGTACACACCACTCAACGAGCCATACAAGTCTTCTCCTGGCATCGCTCCGTTTACGGACAGTTGATGCGTAACCGTCAGGCCTTCCGTTTCATTGGCCGAAAGGCTGAAAGGAAAACTGACCACTCCGGTACACCCTAAAGTGTCAAAACTGCAGATGCTTTCCAATGGGGTGTAATTGATGTTGAGGTTTTGACCGTAGAAAGTCGTTTGCGACAGGAAAAGGCCGGCCATCAAAAGCTGAATTTTAAAAATTGGGAGAGTCGTTTTGTTCATGGGATATAGTTTACAATTTGATAAAAAAAGATCAGTTCGGTACCGCGGAACCATTGACGTCACCGATTTTTATGGCAATGTAGTTAATTTCCACATTACCCTGGAGGTTTCCAATATTGACCACCTCCGGGTATTCTCCGGGATTTCCGGGATCTGTAAAAATATAATCCGCATCAACAAACCGCCAGGAAGTATTGGAAGGAAAACCCTCTTCCATTCCGGTAAAGACCGTCTGAAGGTCAAGCAGATCTGCCTCGGTGATTATGCCGTTATGATCCACATCGGCTGCGATCAATTGATAAGGGGAATTAAAGGGGGCTTGCCCAAGTATATGTTTGGAAATGAGCAACAGATCAAAAGTAGAAACGCCATTTAATACATCACCATTCATACTCACCGAAAGCTCACAGGCACTTCCTTCCGGAATTCCTTCAAATACAAAAATCCCGGCGGCATTCGTTTCAGTGACAAAACCTGATGCACAGGACAGCGTGACGACCACTCCCTCCATGGGTTCATCATTCACGTTGGCAATCGTTCCAAATATAGTTTGACAAAAAATGGCGGAAGAATGGATAAATAACAGACACAAAAGTCCCCAAAGTGGTTTTAGGTTGGTTGAATTCATGAGATTTGAATTTAAAGTTATTACCAAATATACGGTTCTTTGAGCATATTCGCAAACATGTTGTTTGGGCAGCATGGACGTAAAATGGGGGTAATATGATTTGAGTTTGATTTCTTTTTTAATTTGAGATACCAGATTCCGGAGGCGAAGATCCCTCATTCCTGTCTCCCAAATTACCAACTGCACATACGGGCTTCATTTTTTGGAGCGATTTTTTGTAAGAATTGATCTTTGGTCTATCTTGGGTGGCATTTCCGTGCAAAACCATTTTTCCTCAATTACAAATCATAAAAATGCAATCATTCTACACTTCAATTAAAACGGCATTGTTCGTCCTGCTGGCCGTACAACTCAGTGCACAAATTTCTTTTACCAACCGGAACGACCTGCTCACCAACAGCAATTTTCACAGTGGTGTGGGGATCGCTGTACTGGACATGAATAACGACGGACTCGATGACATCGCCCGTATGGATAACGGGCATACGGTTGAAATCCAGCACCAGCTTCCCGGAGGAAATGGTTTTTCCAGTTTGTCGGTCATGACGGTAAACGGCGGCAGCCAGTGGAGCATGTGTGCCGGTGATGTGGACAATAACGGCTACAACGATATCCTGGCCGGCGGGTATTACGACAAAATCAAAATACTTAGCGCCAATGACGATGGTACGGCTTATACCAACCAGTTTGCGCCCGGAGCCAATATTTTCGCACAGTGCTCCAATATGGCCGACATCAACAATGATGGCTTTCTCGATCTTTTTGTTTGTCACGATGACGGGGAAAGCCGCATTTGGGCCAATAATGGAGATGGAACTTTTTCCGAAGCAGACTACTGGATCGATATGACGACTACTCCTGCTTCCGACAATTCCGGGAACTACGGCAGCATCTGGACCGATTTTGATAATGATGGCGACATCGATCTGTACATTGCCAAATGCCGGGGTGGTGTAAGCGACCCTACGGACCCGCGTCGTATCAACGCCCTTTTTGTGAACGACGGCAACAATAATTATACCGAGGCCGCTGAAACATACGGTCTCAAGATCGGTGCCCAATCCTGGACGGCGGACTTCAATGATATTGACAATGACGGTGACCTCGACTGTTTTGTCACCAACCACGATGTATCCAATATGCTGCTGGAAAATGACGGTACCGGCCATTTTACAGACATCTCCGTAACGGCAGGTATCAATGGTACAGGGGGATTTCCCATTCAGGGGGTCATGCGTGATTTTGACAACGATGGCTTTGTGGATATTATGATCGCCGGAGGTTCTCATCAATTGTATCGCAACAACGGGGACAAGACTTTTTCCCTCGTCAATGGATTATTCGATAATAACGACATGGAATCCTACGGCATCGGGGATCTGAACAATGACGGTTACCTCGACATTTATGGCGGTTATGCCCAAATTTATACCAACCCTTCCAATATTGATGATGTGTTGTGGATCAATAACGGTGGCGACAATCATTACCTTTCGGTTCATCTTTCAGGCAACCAAAGCAATAAAAGCGGGGTAGGTTCCCGTGTGGAAATCTACGGCAACTGGGGAATCCAGGTGCGTGAAGTAAGATCAGGGGAAAGCTACGGCATTCAAAATTCCATGAATTGCCATTTCGGGCTCGGGCAAAACGACATGATCGATTCCCTGATCGTGCGCTGGCCTTCAGGAATTGTCGATAAATTTGAAAATGTGGAAGCGAACCAGCTGATCACCGTAAATGAGAACAATTGCATCAGCCCCAATGCAGAACTGACGGTGGATGGATCAACCACCATTTGTCCGGGGGACAGCACCACCCTGGTGGCTCCGGAAGGATTTTTCTACAGTTGGTCCACCGGCGATACCACCCAGACGATCAATGTGACCGACCAGGGAAGTTATAATGTGACCATCGACGACGGTTCCGGGTGTAAAGGCATTTCTGCTGTCATCAACATCCTTGTCAATCCGGAAATCACCCCTACCATTGCCATGGAAGGAGACCAAACCCTCTGCCAGGGAGAAACCATTACCCTTACTGCCTCAGAAGCAGAAAGTTATTTATGGTCCAACGGTGAAACCACCCAATCTATCGAAGTATCGGGAGAAGATAGTTATCATGTTACGGTTCCAGGGTTATGTCAGGATTTCACCTCTCCGGACTTCTATCCCGGGGTAACGGTTTTATATCCTGAGGTTCCTGAAGTGGAAAATGACACGCTTTATGAAATAGGTTCTGCCACATTGACCGCCGTTGGAGACAGCCTTAACTGGTTTGATGCCCTCGGCAATCTGGTCGGTACTGAGAATACCTTTGAAACTCCTGAGCTATTGGAAACCACGTCTTACTTCGTGACCAACACCCAGACCTTTGAATCCAGCTTCTTTACAGGAATGGAAGCCCCCAATGCCAGCACCCCATACAGTGGTGGCCAATACAACGGTGAAACGATTTTTGATGCTTTAGAACCTTTCGTCCTCAGAAACGTAACCGTTTATACCGATACCCCGGGGGAACGGATCATTGAACTGCGTAACAGCAACGGCGACGTGTTGCAATCCCTCAGTTTCATTGCTGTAGAAGGTGAGCAGATCGTTTCTTTGAATTTTGAAGTACCTGCCGGAGAAGACATGGTTCTTACTACCAATACAGAAAAAAACCTGGAAATCTTCGGCACCAATTCCCCCAGATTTCAAAGAAGTAATATGGGGGTTGCTTATCCTTATATTGTAGATGAAGTATTGAGTATCAAAAACTCCAACCTGGGCATCGAATACTACTACTATTTCTTCAACTGGGAAATCAAAACCATTGGAAAAATATGCTCCAGCGACGCCGTGGAGGTTACGGTCGAACTCATTTTGACGGCCACCAATGAAGTAAATGCGCAGGGAAGCCTCACGGTTTCCCCCAATCCTTCCACCGGGCAGTTCACCATTCAGCTAAAAGAAATACCACAGCAAGGTGACGTAATACATATTTACAACTTTGCAGGGGCCTTGGTACAGACCACCACTGTGCGCGATCAATCACTCTCGCAGAAAGTTTCCATAAGGAACCCCACCAGCGGCTTTTACCTGGTGGAAGTCGTAAGTGGTAATAAAATTTATACTGGAAAAGTGGTCATTGAATAAGCATTGAATACCTTAAAAGGAATTAGCTGCTAATAAAAATGCTGCGAGATACGGGTTGCGGATGGAAAATCCGCAACCCGTATTATTTAAAAAAATAATGCTCGTCACGACATCCTGTCGGCAACGGTAAAGGTGGCGGACTCCTGTCCTCCAGGAAAATACTCAAGGTTGGATCAGAAAACAATCCTCCGTGAAATAACCCCATGATCGGTTTCCACCCTGATCACAAAAAGGCCTTTACCCTCCAAATGGATCTGGCGCCGATTCCCTTCAAAAAATCTCACCCGTTGTCCGGCCAGGTTGAATACTTCCACTTTCAATACCCGCACCTCGTTTGGAAGATCAAACAATACCGTGCCTTCTGCAGCCGGGTTTGGGTAAAGCAAAAAATCATTGGTCGAAGGTTCGTTCACGGCCACATATTCCGGGATAAGAATATTGGACAACAGTTGTTCTTTCACCACCACCGGCAGACGATCGGCATTAAGGAACATGCCTTTGAACAATTCGATCTCGGGGGTACTCACTGCAAACAACTCACTCACCCATCTTGGAGGCAGCGTTTGGTAATGCACTTTCGCTCTTACCTTAACAATGCCATTGTATCCGTTTAAAGGAACGTGATAATGAATGATGTCTTTTCCCGTGCCTTCTACTCCCAGGTCATTCCTGTTAAAATCAGGATCGATTAAGGCTGTTCCGGCAATCACCGTGGTATCATAAACCACATCATCCGTGGTAAATCCAAGGGGCGGCAGACGATTGTCCTTGGCCGGGGTATTGGCCCGCTCCAGGATGGTGGTAAAATTGCCATTTACATCTACAGGCACTAACTGGTAAATTTGCACCTGATCTTCCTGGTTGATGACATTATAATGGGGTTCATAATTCGGATCCTGCCCCACTATTTCATAATTTTCACCCATTTTCCCGGAATGAAAAAGGGTATCTCCAGCTTCAGAAATCATAAAAAATTCGACATAAGCACGGCGACTCGGATATCCGGAAGGAAATTTGTGTCCCGCTTTATTGGTGAGCTCAAGGTTGAAAAAGGCCGTATCATTCTGAGCTTCTACAAAACTCAGCGAAATGTCCAGTGATTTTGATTTGAGCATCGTAAACGTCTTGGCAATCGTCTCATTGAAAGCCGACAATTTGGCGTCAAGTCCCAGGGTATCCCGGTTATTTTTCATCAACTGCAACATAAAAGTATTGGCCCCGGTAAGTTCGTGAAGGCCGAAAGGAACCCTGCCTTCAATTTTCATATTGTCGGAAGAAATGATCACGGGTTCCTCCAGTCGTGGCATATGACAACCCTGGCAGGTGATGTTCTCATCATTATATGTTGAATTGAGCCATTCGTGGTAAGTGGCCTGTTCCACAAACTCATTGCCGGTAGGCTGTCCTTCCAGATCAACAGAATGAGTGATCAGCGTATGGCAGGAAGCACAAACTCCCGCATCATTGATGTGGGGGCCATAAGTTGGCG carries:
- a CDS encoding T9SS type A sorting domain-containing protein, with the translated sequence MNFKLSLKYTLTILVFAILFLSIKNNGEADYVMGKKLKMPVGHAGFFSPPPPNVDSTKIFPTASDCVACHGFDPNGNALVDFFGNDVNIYDDWRPTMMGMSAKDPFWRAKVSHETLINPGHADALETVCTSCHAPMGHYNAMYAGAEHYTIAEMLTDTIALDGVSCAVCHKLSSTDIGEHNSGFMVFDTARVLYGPYPGPFQAPMQLYTGFTPTYGPHINDAGVCASCHTLITHSVDLEGQPTGNEFVEQATYHEWLNSTYNDENITCQGCHMPRLEEPVIISSDNMKIEGRVPFGLHELTGANTFMLQLMKNNRDTLGLDAKLSAFNETIAKTFTMLKSKSLDISLSFVEAQNDTAFFNLELTNKAGHKFPSGYPSRRAYVEFFMISEAGDTLFHSGKMGENYEIVGQDPNYEPHYNVINQEDQVQIYQLVPVDVNGNFTTILERANTPAKDNRLPPLGFTTDDVVYDTTVIAGTALIDPDFNRNDLGVEGTGKDIIHYHVPLNGYNGIVKVRAKVHYQTLPPRWVSELFAVSTPEIELFKGMFLNADRLPVVVKEQLLSNILIPEYVAVNEPSTNDFLLYPNPAAEGTVLFDLPNEVRVLKVEVFNLAGQRVRFFEGNRRQIHLEGKGLFVIRVETDHGVISRRIVF